The Notamacropus eugenii isolate mMacEug1 chromosome 4, mMacEug1.pri_v2, whole genome shotgun sequence DNA window TATAGATAGTCAATTAAATTTTCTACATAGTCTCTGGAAAGCTCTTCAATTAATATTGGACTGAGTCAGGTTATtctgtggagaaaaaaataatttttctttcaatacataatatttgtatttttaaggaaatatgtGATTTGTCAccagttaaattttttttgttctattttaggGACTACAAGAAATAACTGTGAAGGGAAAAAAGTTGTTAGCTTAGAATATGAAGCATATGTGCCAATGGCAGAAGCTGAAGTCAGAAAAATATGTGTTGCTGTTAGACAGCAGTGGCCAGTCAAGCATATAGCTGTGTGCCATCGGCTTGGGTGAGCTAGGCCTcttttcatctttgtcaatttcagTGCCATTTGCTGCTGTTTTAAAACTTGTGTTGATCATAATGTGGAGTATTTGACACAATAATGTTGCAGTTAAGCAGTAGCAAGGGAGGAAGATATATATGTAGTAAAAATCTGAGCACAGCTGTGATATTTCACCTTTggctttctttttagtttttttctttattttctttttcctttttttaccaAATACTAAATTCATCAGCATAGTTTATTCCAGACCTTTCTGCACATAGTGTGTCTTAGCATCAATAACATTGTTGTGCTCTGTCTGATAGCAGTAGGAATTAGCAaaggtatacacacatacacacatacatacatgtgtatgtatgtatatacacacacacacacatatatacacacacatatttatataggACATACTTAAAATTCTTGAAAATTCTCAGTTGCCCATGACCTATGAGTCTAATGGACCAGTACCctcagacttttttcttttctttttttgaagaatCACATTGTAGTTTTTACAGATCCTGCTTATCATGCCAGCTATTCTACTTAAAGTGAAGTTTCTGGCagacatttaatttaattaatattcttATACAATTAAGAGAAATGGTAAGGAGGGTAAAGGAACtgggcaaaaaaagagaaatggagttTCAGGTTTTCTAGGGGTCTGTGAAATGGGGTCTGTGTTTATTAGGGGTTACAATGTACAGTGAATTTTAGGTAGAAAAGATTTTCTCTACTCAGATGTACCATATAATATTCAACATTATGTGTttgattctttctcttctctaaaagaTGGGGTAGATGTATAGCAACAAATTGGCTCaacttttattttcccatttggaTGCAACTTTGGTACGGAATATAGTTTCAACACTGTGTTTAAGAAACATGTGATATTCTTATAGCAAATCCTAGTTATAAGTTATGCGTAGCATATCATCCTTATTACTTAAAATACAAGttgatcaaatttatttttaagaattttctcCTGCCATCTTATTTCAGCTTAGTTCCAGCGACAGAAGCAAGTGTGATCATTGCTGTGTCTTCAGTTCACAGGGCTGCATCTCTTGAAGCTGTGAAATATATTATTGATACATTAAAAGCCAAAGTTCCAATTTGGAAAAAGGTAAAAAACTTGATGTCCGACTTTGTCATttgaacatatttatatatactcaGGAATGCAAAGAATTTTACTCCTGAATTTTGTAGCATTATGTATGCTAAAGCATCCTTATCACCTTAGGGCTGATCTATTGCAGTTAGCTTCCTAAAACACTGATCCCATCATGTCATGTTTCTCCCTTATTTACAAACCCTAAAATGTGTAGGACAAAGTCAGTATTTCttatcctggcattcaaggccctccacattCTATTCTCAATCTGCCTTTTCAACCTTATATTCTGTTACTTCCCTTGTGAATTCTTCACTAGCCAACCTGGTCTGTAAACTGCCTTACTAACTGTATGTTCCCTTACCTGGGATGTTATCCTGTTTTCACACTATTTTTGATTTTCACACTTTTCCCCTGACTACTCAGACTcaaattaatctttcctttgaactcattttcttgaTATCTTTTAATTTGAAGAATTTATGTCCCTTGAGAGCAAGAGCCATTTATCGTATCCCTTATTGTACCTGAAATATATATACcgtgtttgggggaggggaggggtgaggGGGTGTCTATCATTTCATTGTcttaggaaactccctctcccaatgcaaATTGTCACCTTCTTTGAAATTTATAGTTGGAAGGTGTTTTCTGGACCAAAAGGTTAAATAGttagtgtgtgtcagaggcaagattggaaCCAGGCTTTCTTGGCTCCAGAGCCAGGAAGTAGTAGCTTTTAAGTCACTTTCTACTCCATGGTGCTTCTTTGCAGAAGATCTAAGTCCTATTTGAATCATATACCAGGCCCTCAATAaattatttgattgattgactttgtgTTGAATTGAGCTACCAATATTTTAGGACTTAAAAATGACATATTCCCTATAGAAGTATTTAGATGCTCAATATACattgattttatacacacacacacacacacacacacacacacacacacacacacacacataattcaatacataatacatataattCAGTATACACTGAATTAAAAATTAGCaactaattttaattttgtttttaactttctcCATTAACATGAAATCTGGGCTTTGCCCACATCATAGATACTGAGACTTACAAACTCCTCatataacattttccttttctgattccaggttattttttttttcattaaggaGGAGATGGAGCTATTTTAAATCTTCCCTAACCCTCCCcaacccctccacacacacacatacccattgTATTAAATAAAAAGTTGCATTCTTTCTTTAAAGTGAAGTTACTTTTAAAACTCATTAAAATACATATGCTGCAGTTTTGAGTAGATAATAGCAGTAAGTGGGGAAAAATGTATCAAGACAAGGATACAAAGACACCTGTTTACAAAAAAGCTTTTCACCAATAGTAGGGCCACTATTAGaatggatagaaagacagattATTAGCAATCAATTCCCTATCAATTCAGATTATCAACTGATAACTTTCACAAAGACTTTAAATTAggtttttcgttttgtttttgtAGAATTCGGGGAGAAGACTTGATCTCTATTAActtattttgatgatttttttaaaggaaatcttAGGTACTTGACAATATAAAGAGAAACAAGGTTGTTTCTTTGAACatatatttcacttttaaatattGTAGTAAGTGACTAGTTGAGTATTGCTTAGTCTTAAAAATACTTTTAGTCCTATCCGTGAACATTTCCTGTCCTGTGACCTTCTAGGTAGATTATAATCCTTATTGTAGATGTATAagggattctggtttttaatttatttgtttttcctgacCCCTGAAGTAGACAGGAAAGTAAGATGCTCATATCCTTTCTTCTTATTTATCTCCATATGGGAGAGAACTTCTAATAGCCATTTGAGACAATACATCTtgagagaaataattttattcaattcaacaaataacaaatattcattaactacCTCTTACATGTTAGGCACTGTAAACAAATAGAGTATTTCCAAAGACAGATGTGCTGTTTCTGTTATTAAATGATTATAGTTGGGCCACTAGAGTATAGAAAATGAGGTTTGACCTAACATAGGATTTTGAGGTTGACATTAAATTGTCAGTGGAAACTAGATCTAAGCAAATAGTGTTTCTTGAAAATATGGGCAGTATAGTGCTTGGAAAGTGATATTGGAAGGTGATGGGAAGtgatactggaaaaaaaaagacaaaatagaatttttaaaaaaaatgtttggggAGGACTAGATGCTGCCCAGGCAATGTAGCATACCAAAAGTGTagtgtatttggagtcagaaggtaaTGACTCaaaccttttctcttctttttactaGCTATTTGATTTTGAGTAAATGATGTAACTTTTTAGTCTGATATATAGGATATGTAGCCCCATTTGATAAATATACAAGTGTTGTAAAAGTGTAAGCTGTTATCATTAGCCTGAAAAGCCAGTGATAGTACCAAAGAGTTCATCAGTTCCTTACTAGTTCAATTTTAGCTTTCTACTCTTGTGTAGTATAATAGGAGTCTTCCCCTATTGTAATTTCCCCTTAGGATTCATTTAGTCAAGAATGAAAgggattctttttctttgcaaGTAGTATTCTGTCTTCGCCGATAGGTTAAATTTTGGGTCAGTGCTTAGATGAAAGCCAACTGACATTTTGACTAAATGTCTTTGAAAATATGGAAAGGAGTGTTACCAGATCAAAAAAAGGTGTTGTTATAGGAGGAGGGACCCTGTTGTTTAAGAGTCAAAGATAGGTAAGGTAGAAATATGAGTTTCCAAAAATCAGTTCTTTAAGAaactgataggaaaaaaaaagttctagtCAGGTTGTTGGCATGTACCATGATTTTTGATAGAGGAGGAATATAATTTTGGTCTGTAAGGTAACCAGGGGCATAATCCCATTGAGGCTGGCTCACTCCTTCCCCCTGCATGTAAACCACTTCCAGAGAGGACTTGGTTGAtcagcagagacagaaagaagagaaagagtgtTATGCCCATATTCCTCAGCTAACTGTAGCATAATTAAAGCTTGTGTTCTGAGAACAGAAGGGGAATAGAGAGCCCTATAGCAAATATCTCTCATTTAACGGAGTGGAAAAAAGagttcacagatttagaactggaaaggattttagagttcACCTACTTTAACTCCTTTGTTTAATAGATGGCCTGTTAAATGAAGCCTAGAGAGAAAAGGGGATTTGACTAAACACATAGAAAATAAATGGCTGAGCCAGAATTTTAAACCCAAATCCATCATGTCTTAGACATGTCTTAAAGCAATCTGGTAATCTATTGATAGGGAAAACTCTTATgtttagagaaaaataatttaggtTGTGATGTTGTATTTTGGGTACCCTTCTAACCTACCTGGGAATCTGCGTCTCTACATCTTAGGAAATAATCATCTTGACTTGCTGTGGCCAAATGTGTGGAGAAGCATCCTTGGGAACTTAACTAGACTAAATCTTAGATAACAGACATAGATTGTTACCTAATATATACTTCAGTCCTTTCCAGCTGGGTAGGACCTGGCTAGAATTCATACTTTGGCATATTCTTGGAAATACATTTCCATTCACTTTATTTGTAATGAGGAGACACCAGAGCAGATTTTCAGTGGATGCTGAAGAATTTAAGTAATGactttttctaaaaatcaaaatttataaGTTCATATGAAACAgtagaattttaaatttaaatttaaaatagtaTGACTATTTTATTCAGAAATTTTACacttattgtgaggaaaatgacatttttaaaatcgTGTTCTTAATTTTAGGAGCTATATGAAGAAGAAACATCATcttggaaaagaaacaaagaatgctTTTGGATAAAAAAGGACTAATTTTTACTAAAGGAAAATTTAGAGCTCTAAAAATTGCTCCATTTACTAAAattttatgttgttttcctttatttctgagCCTTTTTGATCTTTCTGAGGCACTGTGGTAAAATGGACAGAGCTGGACTTCATGTCTAACTCTTATTAGGCGTTTTGACTATTGCAAAGTCATAAAAACCTCTCAgaatctcactttcctcttcttttaagcAGGTATGGTATTACTTAACTTACAGGGTTATGAGCAGGGAAATGtttggtaaaccttaaaatgcaatgtaaatttaaatttaacttaATTCAGCAAGGTCATGATATTTGGCCAAAGGCAGATTCTCTTATAGCATACCACTGAGACAGCAAGTCTCGGGGGGAAGGGGGGATGTGTGTTTAGGAATGAGAAGCTGGAaggaataatgacatgatttacaTTTAGGGAGTGATAAGAGTATGTTCTACTACCAAGctaattttgtttgtgtttacAGGTGTgtgcctttccttccctcttacttACACTTCTTCCTAGAAGATCAGTATTGACATAGGTATTGGTATGGGGGCCCCAGTATAGTTATTTTTACTCTATTGATTTGGAGTATGAAACCAAGGAGCaaagaaatttagagttgaaataaaTGTTTCCATCAGTCTTGAGAGTTCAATGGCCTTTGTGCTTTTAATACTTAACTTCCAACCAGGTTTAATCACATAGATTATAAGattataagaaaatatatatgtaataaaaatacaTATCCATCAATTTCTGGGGCATGAAAGGTcaattaattttttcaatgaatataatataaatagtTAATGTGTTAATGTATCTTCAGAAGCTTCAGAGTTCTTTCTTACCACAGATCAATTCAAGtacatttttattgattcattctcaattttatatgaattttaaaGCCAGTAAATtagtcataaaataaaaaaaaagtattcattaacTATTCCTTGTGTTGATGTCTGTCATTCAAAATTGGGCCCACTGAAGATTTGTATGGACTGAAATGAGTAGAATTAGAAAATGATTTATAAcagcattgtaaagaaaaacaacatgaaaaaactTAGGAACTGTGAACACTTCTAAATGTTTAAGAACAATGTATTGCAGTGCTCAACCGGGATGCCAGAAAATTACCTCCTGCTGCCCACCTCCTAAGAGTGGTGATGGTTCAAGGTTCAGAAAGGGACATTTGTTTTTGTACACAGCCATTGTGGGAATTTGTTTAGCTTGACTGCAGACTTGTTACAACtgttttggtgtgtgtgttttttccttAATGGGGTTGAGGGGTGAGTTGAGTGTGAGAGGAAAGGTAGaggtaagaaagaaaagagtcatTGAAGCACTAAAAAATTATAGAAGCAAACTGAAGAAAAGCCAGAAGAGACAGTCAGGTCCGCTTTAAAAGTCACATACTGAACTTAatgtagaaggaaaaagaaagctgtAATTTGTGGCTTCATATgctatcttttttctcttctgttttgtatatgaaaatactcattttattGGGTAGtccagaaataaaataataaaagtaaaagattAAATTGAGCTCACTCTAGGCAAAGAGGAAAGCTACTCTCAGAGATCCTCtgacaaatgattttttaaaattcccagCTTGAAATTTGCCAATTTATTATGCTAATAGAAGTTAAAATAACTAATCAAAAATTTTGATGTCATTGAATGAATCCAAGTATGTATAATACATGGAACTCACATATTAGATGGATAAGTCTAGAGTAGTCCCTGAGAGAGCCAGTTCTACTAGGAACAATTACTTTGTAATTGATTAGGTTTTACAATAATTTTACTATCTTCttggaaatattaaatgaaagtAGAAGATGAGCTGTGATTATTTATGCAGTCATATGTGTGTAAAAATAAGGGATGTGCTTAAGTAAGATCCACCATCAcagcctttgagaactcagacATATCCATGCTACAACCTAGCACTGGAATAGGACTTTTTAATGGAAGAAAAGTGAATAATTGTGAAAGCTGACTGTAAATTAAGATGTTTGCCTTTTTGGTTTCTGCACCAGAGAAAAGAATTGTAGGATTATAATTTGTCATGTCTGTTATGCCATTGTAGAAGGATCAAATATATGCCCTTAATATGAGCACTTCAATAGAATCATAGGTATTTTTGAAATGTTCTTTTGTTACtcagaaatgtttaaaatgtttttagtgACTTCTTCATCAGTACTTCCTTTATTTTAGTCACCATATTTCTGAAGAATGTCATCAATAAGCAATCTTTTGCCTCAATCTGGAACAAATGAACACTGTCAATCCTCTGTGACATGTCCTTTGGTTAAGCCTGTTTAACCTTAGCCCTGCTAGGATAGTAAGGTCCTTAACCACAAGGACCGCCTTATTTGATCTTGGTAACCTgaatgctttgcatatagtacATGCTGTGAGTTATTACACGAATATTTAAACAGGAAATTTCTGGAATCAGTGGTGGAATCTATAGCACCTGGAAATATTGCATTGAACTTAGTACAGCTATTAACTGTCTTGGGTGGTTGAGAAATAGAGGTTTACTGTGATACCAACATTGTCAAAGCTGCCCTCTGTTCCCTAGTACTTTCATTTTGAGAATGAGAAGCACAAATCTGAGTTGTTTAAAacttaaatattctttaaaatataaaagcagCAAAAGACTACTAAACCTTTGCCCTAAATGTCTGGGAATCTCAATCTACAAGGTAAGTACAGAGGACACTGGCTCTGAAAATCAAAGTTCCTATTAAAATAGATATTCAGAATGACTGTTTTTatagaatttcaaattggaatagTACCTGAGAAATCAACTAATTGGACCTTCCTATTTCAAATATGAGGAAATAGACcacaagaaaattattttcctcaggcTAGGCAATAACAGATGTGGAATCTGAACCAAagttctgactacaaatccaataATTTTTCCATTCTGTATCAACGGCCATATGAAAGGATGCTCCAAATCACAAACATAACTTTTTAAAGTCATGTTTAGGACAACTCATTTTACCTCACATCCATTAGATTTGCAAAAGTAAGCTAGAATGGTAATTGTTGGAAAAGTTATGGGAGGACAGGCATAATAATAAACTGTTGGTGATGTTTCAAattagtccaactattctgggaGGAAATGTAGCTTTTTTATAAAAGTCCATAAGCTGAACATACAGTGAAGTCAACATCAAGCATTTTACCCTGTAATATTTgcagcagcatttttttttttttttttttttttttgcggtaGCCAAGAACCAGAAGCAAAGAGGGTGCCATCAGTGATGTAATCGGTTAAGGAGTGACTATTAAAAGAGGCATATGTAATGAGATTTTACACTGTAAGAAATAACTGTGATAAAGTTCAGAATTTGACTAAACTTGCATGAACTGAAGTGGAGGAAAGCAGAACCAATATAACTGCCCAAAGATTGCCTTAATTAATGTGAAGGAAAATAACAGTGAAAagcttcagaactctgatcaatgcagtgatctaGTGACTTCAGAAGATAAAGTTGTTCTTGCAGGGAGATAGATCATACCTTTTCCATGTATGAGCTAccccaatgcctgataccatctGACTTGCTATCACTAGCTACATGTTAAAAGTCAGAAATTTGGGAATTCCTAGGGAAGCAAGAACACttcttttcatctcccttctATGACTTGGTGTCAGGTCTCCCCATTTCTTATCTCTTACAGGCTTCCAAGTAGTTCTGCTTTATAGAGCCTCAAGTTTCTGGAAAATCTTATAGCTTACATGCCTTAGAACATTTTTGTCATGGGACTCTTGGTCCTCTGCAACACAATTTCAACTGAAGTAGTGGCTTTTTTGTGGAAACACTTTTCCTGGATGTATATGCCCATTTCCCATTTTGAGAcccaccccccctttttttccctcagtccCATTCTGAGACATAGTCAAGGAATATGTTAGGGTAAGTTAAACTTCATGGTTTTCACTCCAAACCAGAAGCCATTGCTGCAATGTAGTCATGTAATTAAGGAAGTTCTCCAGCAGAGGGCTGTACAGTCACAGTTCTACAGATGGAAgagcatctttttattttttaatagaaggaacaacaaaaaaaggttaacaaacatttttaagttaGGCTGACTCATATAAGAATATGACACCAttgaaagataaggaaaaggcCATATGAAATCAAGAGACTGTGCCAGGGTAACTGGGTTTAATTTCAGCCCCAGAAACTAAACAACCATGTAGTCTTGCACATATCATGTAACCTTTTGTTGcttcagtttccacctctgtgcaaaatggagataatatctcTTATACTAACCACAGGACAGGGATATGAAGGGAAAGCACTGAAAACCTAATTATACCATATATATTAGTTATTTAACTTTAAGCATCGCAAAGGGAATGGTGTGGATTAAAAGAATTTTCCACTAAATCCTTACTCAGCAGCTTGATGTCAgttcttttaataaaattttgtgtTGATGTATCTTCTTCTAAGGCTTTAGGGTTTAATGTCA harbors:
- the MOCS2 gene encoding molybdopterin synthase catalytic subunit isoform X2, encoding MSSLEINSSSCSQVTKLQLFPPLAEDSNSGPLGESTSATEDKPKDVIKMTTEKLSVDEVSQLVISPVCGAVSLFMGTTRNNCEGKKVVSLEYEAYVPMAEAEVRKICVAVRQQWPVKHIAVCHRLGLVPATEASVIIAVSSVHRAASLEAVKYIIDTLKAKVPIWKK
- the MOCS2 gene encoding molybdopterin synthase catalytic subunit isoform X1; its protein translation is MSSLEINSSSCSQVTKLQLFPPLAEDSNSGPLGESTSATEDKPKDVIKMTTEKLSVDEVSQLVISPVCGAVSLFMGTTRNNCEGKKVVSLEYEAYVPMAEAEVRKICVAVRQQWPVKHIAVCHRLGLVPATEASVIIAVSSVHRAASLEAVKYIIDTLKAKVPIWKKELYEEETSSWKRNKECFWIKKD